A region of Ornithodoros turicata isolate Travis chromosome 5, ASM3712646v1, whole genome shotgun sequence DNA encodes the following proteins:
- the LOC135394017 gene encoding plasma kallikrein-like produces the protein MVMKAAVLFGAIIYGVLAAKCGQRRDSDGSPRIIGGTDALPHEFPWQVSLSFKLPPVDTHACGASVVNENWIITAAHCCYNPLHIGYVALFGKQNVAHFEETQEARYFDKVVIHEKYVLIENGAAAEYDYCLVRLSEPVNFTEYIGPVCLPEPEEDYTSVTCTTSGWGLTKNHGTTADILQKVDLPILSNDECALAYATHQLNITDDMICAGYKEGGKGACYGDSGGPIVCEREDGSWVQVGIASWVGDKSGLCALPNEPTVFARVNYVLDWIHSTIRENTP, from the exons ATGGTGATGAAAGCAGCTGTCCTGTTTGGTGCAATCATTTACGGCGTACTTGCTGCAA AATGTGGCCAGAGAAGGGACAGTGATGGCAGTCCACGTATCATTGGGGGAACAGACGCTTTGCCTCACGAGTTTCCTTGGCAAGTGTCTCTCAGCTTTAAGCTTCCTCCTGTGGACACCCACGCCTGTGGTGCATCTGTTGTAAATGAGAACTGGATCATCACAGCTGCACATTGCTGTTACAA CCCCCTGCATATTGGATACGTGGCACTGTTTGGGAAGCAAAACGTGGCACACTTTGAAGAAACACAGGAAGCGAGGTATTTTGACAAG GTTGTCATACATGAAAAATATGTATTGATCGAAAACGGAGCAGCAGCGGAGTATGACTATTGTCTGGTGCGGTTATCCGAACCTGTGAATTTCACCGAGTACATCGGGCCTGTGTGTCTACCAGAACCTGAGGAAGATTACACCAGCGTGACATGCACAACAAGCGGTTGGGGTTTGACGAAGAACC ATGGAACCACTGCTGACATTCTGCAAAAAGTGGACCTACCCATTTTGAGTAACGACGAGTGCGCTCTAGCTTACGCAACACATCAGCTGAATATCACTGATGACATGATCTGTGCTGGCTATAAAGAAGGAGGGAAAGGCGCGTGTTAT GGTGACTCTGGAGGTCCAATCGTCTGCGAAAGAGAAGACGGAAGTTGGGTTCAAGTTGGAATAGCCTCGTGGGTAGGCGATAAAAGTGGTCTATGCGCTTTGCCCAACGAGCCTACTGTATTTGCGCGCGTAAATTATGTTCTGGATTGGATTCATTCTACGATCCGTGAAAACACCCCGTGA
- the LOC135394013 gene encoding plasma kallikrein-like — translation MVMKVGVLFGAVIYCALAAKCGHRGYSNHTPRVIGGTDALPHEFPWQVSLGPRLPTLRGAVRGCGASVINENWILTAAHCCVYIHPPFEFVALFGKRNLGQFEETQEERYSEKIIMHKKFASIDDGAALEYDYCLVRLSEPVNFTEYIGPVCLPEPEEDYTHMTCTATGWGRTANDGTTPDILQKVDLPIWTNDECALAYAEYGRNITDDMLCAGYKEGGKGVCYGDSGGPIVCEREDGSWVQVGISSWVGGKSSLCALPNEPSVFARVNYVLDWIHSTIRENTP, via the exons ATGGTGATGAAAGTAGGTGTCCTGTTTGGTGCAGTCATTTACTGCGCACTTGCTGCAA AATGTGGTCACAGAGGGTACAGTAATCACACTCCACGCGTCATTGGTGGAACGGATGCTTTGCCTCACGAGTTTCCTTGGCAAGTGTCTCTAGGCCCTAGGTTGCCGACACTTCGTGGGGCGGTGCGCGGATGTGGGGCGTCTGTTATAAATGAGAACTGGATCCTGACAGCTGCACATTGCTGTGTCTA TATCCATCCACCCTTTGAATTCGTGGCACTGTTTGGGAAGCGAAACCTGGGACAGTTCGAGGAAACACAAGAAGAGAGGTATTCTGAGAAG ATTATTATGCATAAAAAATTTGCATCAATCGACGACGGCGCAGCATTGGAGTATGACTATTGTCTGGTCCGATTATCTGAACCGGTGAATTTCACGGAGTACATCGGGCCCGTGTGTCTACCAGAACCCGAAGAAGATTACACCCACATGACATGCACAGCAACCGGTTGGGGTCGTACGGCGAACG atggAACCACTCCTGACATTCTACAAAAAGTTGACCTACCCATTTGGACTAACGACGAGTGCGCGCTAGCGTACGCAGAATATGGGCGCAATATAACTGATGACATGCTCTGTGCTGGTTATAAAGAAGGCGGGAAGGGCGTATGTTAT GGTGACTCTGGAGGTCCAATCGTGTGCGAAAGAGAAGACGGATCTTGGGTTCAAGTTGGAATATCCTCGTGGGTAGGCGGCAAAAGTAGTCTATGCGCTTTGCCCAATGAGCCATCTGTATTTGCGCGCGTAAATTATGTTCTGGATTGGATTCATTCTACGATCCGTGAGAACACCCCGTGA
- the LOC135394014 gene encoding plasma kallikrein-like isoform X2, which produces MAMKVAVLFLAIIYCALAAKCGQRRDSDGSPRIIGGTDALPHEFPWQVSLTVRLLSVDFHNCGASVVNENWIITAAHCCDSLLASAYVALFGKQNLRHLEEAQEERYFDKVVMHEKYVVIDNGAAAEYDYCLVRLSEPVNFTDYIGPVCLPEPEEDYTNVTCTATGWGLTENGGTTADILQKVDLPILTNDECALAFAEHQLNITDDMICAGYKEGGKGTCNGDSGGPIVCEREDGSWVQVGIASWVGGRTDQCALPNEPSVFARVNYVLDWIHSTIRENSL; this is translated from the exons ATGGCGATGAAAGTAGCTGTGCTGTTTCTGGCAATCATTTACTGCGCACTTGCTGCAA AATGTGGCCAGAGAAGGGACAGTGATGGCAGTCCACGTATCATTGGGGGAACAGACGCTTTGCCTCACGAGTTTCCTTGGCAAGTGTCTCTAACCGTTAGGCTTCTTTCTGTGGACTTCCACAACTGTGGTGCGTCTGTTGTAAATGAGAACTGGATCATCACAgctgcacactgctgtgacag CCTCCTGGCTTCTGCATACGTGGCACTGTTTGGGAAGCAAAACTTGCGACACCTCGAAGAAGCACAGGAAGAGAGGTATTTCGACAAG GTTGTCATGCATGAAAAATATGTAGTAATCGACAACGGAGCAGCAGCGGAGTATGACTATTGTCTGGTGCGGTTATCCGAACCTGTGAATTTCACCGACTACATCGGACCTGTGTGTCTACCAGAACCCGAGGAAGATTACACCAACGTGACATGCACAGCAACCGGTTGGGGTTTGACGGAGAACG GTGGAACCACTGCTGACATTCTGCAAAAAGTGGACCTACCCATTTTGACTAACGACGAGTGCGCCCTAGCTTTCGCGGAACATCAGCTGAATATTACTGATGACATGATCTGTGCTGGCTATAAAGAAGGAGGGAAAGGCACGTGTAAT GGTGACTCCGGAGGCCCAATCGTCTGCGAAAGAGAAGACGGAAGTTGGGTTCAAGTTGGAATAGCCTCGTGGGTAGGCGGTAGAACTGATCAATGTGCTTTGCCCAATGAGCCATCTGTATTTGCGCGCGTAAATTATGTTCTGGATTGGATTCATTCTACGATCCGTGAAAACAGCCTGTGA